The genomic DNA CAGACCGTCGGTGCAGTACATAATGACGTTATCGGGGTGGTCGTCGCGCTCATGGGCGGTGCGATAGCCCACCAGATCCGTGCAATCACGCCCCATGCGCCATGAGTATTCCTCACGCACCCGGGCACTCAGATTGCGGGCCGCCAGGATGCGCGGCTGGGTAACGATGATCTTGTTGTAGCCGTGTTCCGCCAGGAACTGCGGCACCTGGGTGCTCTTGCCGGCACCGGTCTCGGCGGTGACGATGGTCACCTGGTTAGCATCGACGGATGCCAGGATATCCTCCCGGCGGTCGTAGACGGGCAGTTCTTGCAGATGTTCGAAACTGTCGGCACTCATGCCCCCTATTGTAGTCTAAAACCGCCCAGAAATGAGAAAGCCCCGCCCGCAGCGAGGCTTTCTCATTGCGGATGGGGCGGTGAAGCATAAGTAGTATAAAAAGTCAATAGTGCCGATCAGGCTCCGGTCCGTACTGCAATCCGTTCTGCGTAGAGTTTGAGCTGCTCCGTGGTATACGGTCCCGCCTCGGCGTAGGCATCGGCCACTTCCTGGCTGATGCACTCCCGTTCAGTCCGGACCTTCGTGCGGCCATCCTCCAGCCGGTCGAGAAAGTAGGATTCTTTGTACATGCCGGTCTTCTGCGGGTCATAGGTGCAGCTGAATTCGCGGTGCGGCTCCAAGGCGGCGATAGTGCCTTCCCAGCGCATCTCATTATTCGCCTCCTGGACACCCGGATCTTCAACCGTGGCGGTATACACGATGGCAGAACCGGGCCGCCAATCCGTCTCTACCGTACACACCTTCAAAAAGGCGTCCGACCCCTCGGTGGTCGTCAAAGCCTGCCAGACTGTTTGGATGTCGGCGTTAATAATCACTTCGTCCACATTCGTCACCATGTGCGAATCTCCGTTTTCATTTATATGTTGCTGCGGTGCTGCTGCATTTAAATAGCTCCTCTATAAGTCTGTGAGCCCTGTGGGTACCAGTCGGGTCGGCAGAGGAGTACTATAAAAGTAACACCAGACGTGGGTGTCATGGTGTGACGCAAATCACACCTTTAAGGTTAAAAGGGTATAGGAGGGGCAGTATGGCACGAGTGAGCACGTATCTCAATTTTTCGCGCAACACCGAAGAAGCGTTTAATTTTTATAAGAATGTCTTCGGTACAGAATTCCTCGGCGGCATCAGCCGCATGGGCGATGTGCCGCCGGCGGACGGGCAGCCGGAACTCAGTGAAGAGGATAGGAATCTCGTCATGAATGTCCAGTTGCCGATCCTGGGCGGGCACATGCTGATGGGTACGGACGCGCCCGAATCCCTGGGTTTCAATGTCGTACATGGCAACAATATATACATCAACCTCGAGCCGGATACGCGCGGCGAAGTCGACCGGCTCTTTGCCGCGCTGGCCGAAGGCGGCGAGATTGAGACCAAACCGCAGGAGATGTTCTGGGGCGGGTACTACGCTTCAGTCAAGGACAAGTTCGGGGTCTGGTGGATGTTCAACACCGAGAGCCGCGAGTAGCCGCTAAAAGCGGTAGATGGCGGCCACCCGGACACCTTCAGGCATCAGCTGCCGCTTGAGGCCCAGGACCGTACCACCGTGCTCGATGACGGAGCGCAGCAGGGCGCCATATTTCTCATCAAGCTTTCTGATGATGAGGGCACGGCGCGATGTATCATCGACGGAATCGGCCGTTTCGTCAAGGACGCCGACCAACAGGCAGTCGACGCGGCCGGTGCCCGCAGCCTCTTTGATGTCAGCCATATCTGAGGATGACTTGCGCAGCCCGCGCAGTTCCTGCAGCCGCTCGGTCATGTCGTGCATGCGGGCATCGATGATTTCTTCCTTGACCAGGCGCCAGGACAGCGCATGCAGGTCGGGCAGGGTGTCGCTGGTGTGGTTGCCGGGCAGGTAGGCCCGCATCAGCTGGTTCATCTTGCTGTTGGCGCGGAAGTCGCTGGCTTCGCTTTCGGTAGCAGCGATCAGCATCGGCAGCGTTTGGTCAATCTTTGTGCCATCCATCAGTTTGCCGTCGATGATGCGGAAGTACTTAAGGCGTTCTTCCTGGCCGGCGTGGTTTGAATCACCCTGGCCGTGCGAGCTTAGCATGTCATTGCCGCCGCCAGCAGTCGCGACGCCACGGATGGTATTGCTGTTGCTGAACATCTCATCGATGTTGAGCGCGGCTTCGGGACTGGCAGGCAGGCCGATGTCGACCGGCTCCAGGCCGTACAGGTCGCCGCGGAACAGCTTGGGATCATGCATGGCAAGCGCCAGCAGGTAATAGGGCTGGTTGATTTCCTTCAAAATAAGGAGCGGCGCGACGTCAAAGCTGTCGCCGACAGCCACTTTTTCATCGCAGATAATCGGCAGGTGGTACACCTCTATCTTTTCCGGCGTGGCAAAGATGGCCATGGTTTCGCCGGCCTGTTGCCAGATATCGGTGGTGTCAAGCAGTCCAGCCAAGCGCTGGCACAGCTGCTCGCCAAAGCCTGCCTGGCCGTCTTCTCTGCAGTGGCGCTCAAATTCGCGCAGAAGGTTTTTGAACCGGGTCTGGTCCTCTTGGATGCCGGCCGGCGACGAATTGGGGTGTGTCGGCAGGTATATCGTCACCACCGGGGTTTCCTGCTGTTTTGCCAGTGACTCAATTGCGGATGCTGTGATCTTTTGCATATCCCTCCTTGGTCTTTACGTTGCACAATCATTGAACCATTTAATGAAGGACTGCGCTGTTACCTATTTCACAGAGTGTAAGAAATTTTATTGACATTATGTATATAATATGTTTATGTATCACAGTCAGCATTGTGGCCTGCCGGACCGGTGAAGGCTGGTGCCAGCCCGAAACATGAGGCCGACCGCCGACACCCCGATATGTTCGGGGTGCCGGCCTTTCTTTTTACGGAAATGATGACATGTGCAAGATTCCTCACATCGGCAGCCGCCCCATATGACCTACGATAAAACTATCAGATAACTGAGAGGGGGTAGCATATGGACGCACAACAGATAATCGACATGGTGTCGCAACGGGTCCGCGACACGGCCAACGTCAAGACGGTCTTTGGCGACCCGATTGAGTCGGATGGCGTCACCATCATCCCCGTCGCCAGCGTCAAGGTGGCGGGCGGAGGGGGCGGCGGTGCCGGCCGGCCGAAAGGCGGCGACGCTGGCAGCGAGAAAGATACCGGCATGGGCCTGGGCCTGAAGGTGATGGCGACGCCGGTCGGCTATATAGAAGTGGTTGACGGCAAGGCCAGGATGGTTGATGTAGTCGATAAGAACAAAGCGATCCTTGGCGTATTGGTGGTGGCCGGTTTGGTTGCGCTCAAGCTGGGCATGGCGGCAGCCTGGGGCGCCAAACGGCACGGCAAGATGATGAGGCACATGGCGGCCAGGTCGTAGACGACACTTTGTTACTATAGGGGCATGAGCAGTACCATCAAGACCCTTGTCAATGACGCCAGCGTCGAAGCTTTCATCAATTCAGTAGAAAACGAAACCCGGCGGCAGGGCGGCCACACCCTACTGGAAATGTATACCCGCATCATCGGCGAGCCAGCCAGGATGTGGGGCAGCGCCATCGTCGGCTTTGGCCAATACCACTACAAATCCGAGCGGAGCCGGCAGGAAGGTGATTGGCCGTTGTCAGCGTTTTCACCGCGCAAGCAGAATCTTACTTTGTATATCACGTTCGGATTTGACGGGCAGGAAGCGTTGCTTGAAAAGTTGGGCAAGCATACGACGAGCAAAGGCTGTCTTTATATCAATAAGCTCGCGGATGTGGATGTGGCGGTGCTTGAGAAGATAGTGAAGGCGTCGCACGAGAAGGCGGTACGGGAACTTACTTAACCATCGGGTTGTGCTCAGACTATGTCTTTGGCGGAAGCGTCTTGGCGTAGACCAGGCCACGCCGGACCCAAACGGCCAACGCAGCACCCTGCGCATCGTCCGCATTGACGCGGAGCCAGCCCTTCAGGGGGCGGTTTTGCATGACCATGATTTCGGCCGGGGTCGAAGCCAGCAGCTTGACTGTATCCTCCGGGTCGACGCGCACCATGATACCGCCCTGACCGCTGGCGCAGATGACGAGGTGACCCTGATACAGGAATGCCTGGCTGCCGAACATCCTTTTCTCAGTAATGTCAGGTTCGGCGGCGAGCAGGGTCCTGATGCGGGCGGCGAGGACTTCGTCGTATGCCATGGCTTAATTCAATGCCGTCAGGTAGTGGTTGAGAGCTTTATCGCGGCCGTGCAGCACATCAAAGTAGCGCTTGGAAAGCCGCCTGGTCACCGGCCCGACGGTCTTGTCGCCAACGCGGCGGGCGTCAATTTCCACGATGGGCGCCAGGTACGCCGAGGTGCCGCAGGCAAAGACCTCATCGGCGATGTACAGTTCCGTCAGGTCGATGTCACGCTCCTGGATGGTCAGGCCTTCAGCCTCGGCGATTTCGAGGATGGTGCGACGGTTGATACCTTCCAGCAGGTCACTGGTGGTACCCGGCGTGACCAGGACGCCGTTTCTGACCATGAAGATATTGGCGGCACTGAGTTCGCAGACATGACCGGCGGCGTCCAGGAAGATGCAGTCATCGTAGCCGCTGTCGAGAGCGTCCTGCTTGGCCAGGACCGAGTTGACGTAGGCGCCGTTGACCTTGGCGCGGGAAGGGATGGCGTAATCGGGGATGCGGCGCCAGACACTGGTCTTGAGGCGGGCGCCATCCTGCGGCACGATGGGTAGCGCCTCATAGATGAACATACTCAGGACGGTGTGCAGACCGCGCGAGCGGGTACCCGGCACCATCTCATCGACGTGGATGGTGACGCGGACGAAGGCTTTGTCCTTTACATCGTTGGCGGCGATAAGTTCCTTGACGGCGGTCAGAAACCGTGGCTCGTCCCATTCGGCCTCGAAGGTGTCAATGCCGATGATGCGCGCCGAGTTGACCAGGCGCTCAAAGTGCTCCTTGAGGCGGAAGGCGACCAGCTTGCCATCGGCATTGGTATGGACAGGGAAGACGGTGTAGACGCTGAGGCCGTAAAGGATGGCGGAGGTGGTGATGTTGAGGTGGGCGTCGGCGAGGGGGCGGATGGTGTTGGCGAAGTAGGTTTGGGGGTAGATGTGGGGCATGGTAATGCTAATTATATATCACATTGAAGTAGTGCATTGGCTTGGCGGGGGGTAGGGATCGTATCATTTTGCTCGCTCTACGTTCGTCTTCGCTGGCGCTACGACTCACCCGTTTATGCCTCTCGCCGGGCAGCCTTCGTCTGCTCGGGTCGGCATATGATTTTGCAAGCAAAATCAGCGGCCAAGCAAGGCTAACGGAACGTCCACTGGACGTTCCGACCTCCGGTTCGATCCCTACCGCTCCCAGACTAAGAAAAATACCAGAACATGAGTTCTGGTATTTTTCTTGGCTGGGACGGTAGGGATCGAACCTACGTATGACGGGACCAAAACCCGTTGCCTTACCACTTGGCCACGTCCCATCAGCTGGGTCTGCAGCAAAGGGATTATACCATTTTGAACGGGGGAGGCCAAACGGCGGCCACAGGGGCACGAGAACCAAGGCCGGAAGCGGCCTAGCGGGAAGTGACCTTCACGGGGCGCGACACCGTCAGCCCTTTCCATTCAAAGCTAAGGACATTGCCGCTCGGCTTCAGGACATCGGCTCCCAGGAACTGCCTATCGAGGGCGATGTCGGCAACTTTCGATTCGTTGGGCGCATAGGAATCGTCGGTCAGCGCCATGCCGCACATAGTGCTGGCGGCGATGTCATTCATACGCGGCTGCGGGCCGGTACAGGTAGAGCTGAACTGGAAAGTCTGAGGCCTGTCGGTCAGGTTAGTGACGGTCGTCTTAATGTTGGCTGCGCTGCGGATGACCGTGGGATCAGCAGCATCCTTATAGAGCGACACTGTTTGGGGGATGACGGCGCACAGTCGCATCGTCTCGTCGTCGGAGCAGATGGTGCGCGAAGATGGCAGACTGGCATCGCCGGCATCAGCCAGCCCGCCTTGCTCTCCGTAGGTCTCGTTGACGATGACACTGAAAATGATGACCACCAACGCCATCGCCAGCAGCACGATGACCGGTACTAATATCTTTTTGCTGATTTCTGTCTTTGCAGTAAGCTTCTTCATACTTTTTATTCTACCTGAAGAGTGGGGTACAATGGCAAGTGTATGAAATTGTTGGAGTACCAGGCAAAGAATCTACTGGCCATGCAAGGGGTCAGCTTGCCGGTGAGCCAACTGTTGGAATCGCCAGTGGCACCACTGGAACTGCCGTTGCCGGTAGTCCTGAAGATGCAGGTCCCCGTGGGCGGCCGCGGCAAGGCCGGAGGCATCAGGGTCGCCACCACCTTGGCAGAGGCGGCACAGCTCGGCCAGGAACTTTTCACGCGTGAAATATCCGGCTACGGCACCGAAGGTCTCCTTGCCGAAGCCTTGCTGGATATCAAAAAAGAATATTATCTGTCGCTGATGGTCGACACGGCCGAGGCGACCATCGTGCTCCTGGCACACAAGCAGGGTGGCGTCGATATCGAACAGGCGGCCACGGCCGAGGAGCCGCTGCGTCGTTTCGTGCTGGAAGCGGCACCAGACAGCGCGTTATCCGATGAGCTGCTGGCGTACTTCGACTTGCCAGCCGGCGCGGCTGACCAGTTGCAGCGCCTGCTTGGCCAGTTGTACGATGCGTTCGTCAGCGAGGATATGCTGCTGCTCGAGATCAATCCGCTTGTATTGACCAAGCAGAACCAACTGGTCTGCGCCGACGCCAAGATTGAACTCGACGACGATGCCGGCTACCGCCACAGCCAGCACTGGCCCCGCCCGCCGCAAAGCAGCCAGTTTGTCAGCCTGCCCGTGGATGGAGGGGGCGGCCCGGTCTGGGGATCGATGGCCAATGGCGCCGGCCTGGCCATGGCCACCGTTGATGCCATCACCGCTGCCGGCGCCCGGCCGGCCAATTTCCTTGATATCGGCGGCGGCACCAGCAGCGACAAGATGCTGGCCGCATTTCAGCAGATAAGCAGCCTGCCGCAGGTCTCGGCCATCATCGTCAATATCTTCGGCGGCATCACGCGCTGCGACGATGTGGCCCGCGCCATCCTGAGCGCCCGCCGGGAAGTCGCGGGCCTGCCGCCGCTCTTCATCCGCCTGACTGGCACCAACGAGGAGGCGGGACGCGCACTGCTGGCCGAGGCCGGCATACCGCTCTATACATCACTCC from Candidatus Saccharibacteria bacterium includes the following:
- a CDS encoding aminotransferase class IV; translation: MPHIYPQTYFANTIRPLADAHLNITTSAILYGLSVYTVFPVHTNADGKLVAFRLKEHFERLVNSARIIGIDTFEAEWDEPRFLTAVKELIAANDVKDKAFVRVTIHVDEMVPGTRSRGLHTVLSMFIYEALPIVPQDGARLKTSVWRRIPDYAIPSRAKVNGAYVNSVLAKQDALDSGYDDCIFLDAAGHVCELSAANIFMVRNGVLVTPGTTSDLLEGINRRTILEIAEAEGLTIQERDIDLTELYIADEVFACGTSAYLAPIVEIDARRVGDKTVGPVTRRLSKRYFDVLHGRDKALNHYLTALN
- the sucC gene encoding succinate--CoA ligase subunit beta (catalyzes the interconversion of succinyl-CoA and succinate) translates to MKLLEYQAKNLLAMQGVSLPVSQLLESPVAPLELPLPVVLKMQVPVGGRGKAGGIRVATTLAEAAQLGQELFTREISGYGTEGLLAEALLDIKKEYYLSLMVDTAEATIVLLAHKQGGVDIEQAATAEEPLRRFVLEAAPDSALSDELLAYFDLPAGAADQLQRLLGQLYDAFVSEDMLLLEINPLVLTKQNQLVCADAKIELDDDAGYRHSQHWPRPPQSSQFVSLPVDGGGGPVWGSMANGAGLAMATVDAITAAGARPANFLDIGGGTSSDKMLAAFQQISSLPQVSAIIVNIFGGITRCDDVARAILSARREVAGLPPLFIRLTGTNEEAGRALLAEAGIPLYTSLQECIEGALHV
- a CDS encoding SRPBCC domain-containing protein; amino-acid sequence: MVTNVDEVIINADIQTVWQALTTTEGSDAFLKVCTVETDWRPGSAIVYTATVEDPGVQEANNEMRWEGTIAALEPHREFSCTYDPQKTGMYKESYFLDRLEDGRTKVRTERECISQEVADAYAEAGPYTTEQLKLYAERIAVRTGA
- a CDS encoding VOC family protein translates to MARVSTYLNFSRNTEEAFNFYKNVFGTEFLGGISRMGDVPPADGQPELSEEDRNLVMNVQLPILGGHMLMGTDAPESLGFNVVHGNNIYINLEPDTRGEVDRLFAALAEGGEIETKPQEMFWGGYYASVKDKFGVWWMFNTESRE
- a CDS encoding DUF1801 domain-containing protein, producing MSSTIKTLVNDASVEAFINSVENETRRQGGHTLLEMYTRIIGEPARMWGSAIVGFGQYHYKSERSRQEGDWPLSAFSPRKQNLTLYITFGFDGQEALLEKLGKHTTSKGCLYINKLADVDVAVLEKIVKASHEKAVRELT
- a CDS encoding TfoX/Sxy family protein, with protein sequence MAYDEVLAARIRTLLAAEPDITEKRMFGSQAFLYQGHLVICASGQGGIMVRVDPEDTVKLLASTPAEIMVMQNRPLKGWLRVNADDAQGAALAVWVRRGLVYAKTLPPKT